Proteins encoded in a region of the Vicia villosa cultivar HV-30 ecotype Madison, WI linkage group LG5, Vvil1.0, whole genome shotgun sequence genome:
- the LOC131606159 gene encoding glycine-rich RNA-binding protein RZ1C-like: MTVPEYASKFVELAKHYTPYTNDAAGEFSKCIKFENGLRDEIKQGIRYQRIRRFADLVDCSRIFEEDSLKLRSSHSRELVDKKGKKPMDRGTPYGRGNPRAGNWKRPSGGDSGAPFRCFNCGEPGHKRNECKKEEKKCFKCGRVGHVAPDCKMRTVTCYNCGEEGHISTQCTKPKKNQSGGKVFALSGSETTPEDRLIKD, translated from the coding sequence atgacagtgcctgaatatgcttccaaatttgtggaaTTGGCTAAGCACTACACACcctacaccaacgatgcagctggagaattctctaagtgtatcaagtttgagaatggtcttcgtgatgagatcaaacagggcatcaggtatcaaaggattcgccgatttgctgatttggtggactgtagcagaatatttgaagaagacagtcttaagctgagatcatctcactctcgcgagttagttgataaaaagggtaagaagcctatggacagaggtacaccatatggtaggggaaacccaagagctggtaattggaaaaggcctagtgggggagattctggtgctccctttaggtgcttcaactgtggtgaaccaggacataagaggaatgagtgcaagaaagaagagaagaagtgctttaagtgtggcagAGTAGGCCATGTTGCTCCTGACTGTAAGATGAgaactgtgacttgttataactgtggagAAGAAGGCCATATCAGTACACAGTGCACCAAGCCGAAGAAGAACCAGTCTGGGGgaaaagtctttgctttgtctggatcagaaactactccggaggatagactgattaaag